A stretch of Candidatus Cloacimonadota bacterium DNA encodes these proteins:
- the tpiA gene encoding triose-phosphate isomerase, whose protein sequence is MRELIIAGNWKMHKGLDEAKQFSRKLREALQGKNTGNVIPIVAPAYPFLAVLLREFDDSPVKVAAQDVSVHGDGAFTGEVSANMLASLQLPYCIVGHSERRAYHAESNEIVRKKAMKLMQQGIVPILCIGETLEQRDAGITEKVIKDQLSGCLYQINLYSGKELIIAYEPVWAIGTGRTATGEQAQQVHALIRKWLSVAYHDELAESLCILYGGSVKPENISELLSMPDIDGGLIGGASLDSDSYLKMLDIAQHYDMEHNR, encoded by the coding sequence GTGCGAGAACTTATTATAGCCGGCAATTGGAAGATGCATAAGGGTTTAGATGAAGCCAAGCAGTTTTCTCGGAAACTCAGAGAGGCGTTGCAGGGTAAGAACACAGGCAATGTGATCCCAATCGTAGCACCTGCCTATCCTTTTTTGGCCGTATTACTCAGAGAATTTGACGACAGCCCTGTGAAAGTAGCCGCACAGGATGTGAGTGTACATGGCGATGGCGCATTTACTGGCGAAGTATCCGCAAACATGCTTGCTTCTCTGCAGCTGCCTTACTGTATTGTAGGGCATTCCGAGCGACGTGCATATCACGCCGAGAGCAACGAAATTGTACGGAAAAAAGCTATGAAGCTGATGCAACAGGGGATCGTTCCAATCCTTTGCATTGGAGAGACTTTAGAACAACGCGATGCCGGAATCACAGAGAAAGTGATCAAAGACCAGTTATCCGGATGCCTGTACCAGATCAATCTCTACAGCGGTAAAGAACTGATCATCGCCTACGAACCCGTGTGGGCCATTGGCACAGGTCGCACTGCCACGGGAGAGCAAGCTCAGCAAGTTCACGCTCTCATCCGAAAATGGCTGTCTGTAGCTTACCATGATGAATTGGCGGAATCGTTATGTATACTGTATGGCGGAAGCGTGAAGCCGGAAAACATCTCTGAATTACTTAGCATGCCGGACATTGATGGCGGTTTGATCGGAGGAGCATCGCTGGACTCCGATTCTTATCTAAAAATGCTTGACATTGCACAACACTATGATATGGAGCACAATAGATGA
- a CDS encoding sigma-54 dependent transcriptional regulator produces the protein MNSIRILIADDDTIFCKLIEDLLRREGYIVHSASCIAEAQAALNTYKFDLVMQDMCYPALQDGFAMLEELHERYPEMPILMISGAAHIPDAVNAIKYGATDFIEKPIAKEHLIIRLERLKDNILMRRNLHGLQLSSIGMIGNSEPMKQVYDSIIKASRFDTPVLICGETGVGKELAAMAIHRLSDLHEKNLVTINCASIPSELFESELFGYEKGAFTGATNSHKGYFEYAQGSSIFLDEIGELPMTVQAKLLRVISEQEIQKLGGGPCKVSTRIISASNKNLLDMVENALFRDDLYYRISTIKIDIPPLRNHRDDIIILADYFLHCFCTRHQIPLKIISPSAAAWLFEQDYPGNVRELKNSVERAAVFSISQTLSVVDFTTKYPELDDIPTSYRETVRQFERNYLEKILLIHDGNITRAASYLQMDKSNLSKKISSLGIELPGK, from the coding sequence ATGAATAGCATACGTATTTTGATCGCTGATGACGATACGATATTTTGCAAGCTTATCGAAGATTTGTTGCGCAGGGAAGGCTATATTGTCCACTCCGCTTCCTGTATCGCAGAAGCACAGGCTGCATTGAACACATATAAGTTCGATTTGGTGATGCAGGACATGTGCTATCCTGCTCTGCAAGATGGTTTTGCCATGTTGGAAGAGCTGCATGAGCGTTATCCGGAAATGCCCATCCTAATGATCTCTGGCGCTGCGCACATTCCTGATGCTGTAAATGCCATCAAATACGGAGCTACAGATTTTATTGAAAAGCCTATTGCCAAAGAGCATCTCATTATCCGGTTGGAACGGCTCAAAGACAACATCCTGATGCGCAGAAACCTGCATGGATTACAGCTTTCGTCGATCGGAATGATAGGCAATTCCGAGCCCATGAAGCAAGTGTATGATTCCATCATCAAAGCATCACGTTTCGATACCCCGGTCCTTATTTGCGGTGAAACCGGGGTAGGTAAAGAATTGGCGGCTATGGCCATCCATCGTCTGTCTGATCTGCATGAAAAGAATCTGGTGACCATCAATTGTGCGTCCATACCCAGTGAGCTCTTTGAATCGGAACTGTTTGGCTACGAAAAGGGAGCTTTTACCGGAGCTACAAATTCTCACAAAGGCTATTTTGAGTATGCTCAGGGCAGTAGTATCTTTTTGGATGAGATTGGTGAATTACCCATGACCGTACAGGCAAAACTGCTGCGAGTGATCTCCGAACAGGAGATTCAAAAGCTTGGAGGAGGCCCCTGCAAAGTTTCCACCCGCATTATCAGCGCATCGAATAAAAACCTGCTGGATATGGTGGAAAATGCTTTATTTCGCGACGACCTCTACTATCGCATCAGCACCATTAAAATAGATATCCCGCCTTTGCGTAATCACCGTGATGACATCATCATTCTGGCGGATTACTTTTTACATTGCTTTTGCACCAGGCATCAGATTCCCCTCAAGATCATCTCCCCCTCTGCGGCCGCATGGCTGTTTGAGCAGGATTATCCCGGAAATGTAAGGGAGTTGAAAAACTCTGTGGAGCGCGCAGCTGTTTTTTCGATATCGCAGACCTTGAGTGTGGTAGATTTTACCACAAAGTATCCTGAACTCGATGACATTCCTACCTCATATCGGGAGACGGTACGTCAGTTTGAACGAAATTACCTGGAAAAGATACTCTTGATTCACGATGGAAACATTACTCGCGCAGCAAGTTACCTCCAGATGGATAAATCTAACCTCAGTAAGAAAATCAGCAGTCTGGGCATCGAATTACCGGGTAAATAA
- the serS gene encoding serine--tRNA ligase, with protein sequence MIDMKYIRANPDVVRNAIINKNEKANLDELLAADEKRRKLQYDFDQLKARQNSVSQIIAQKKRVREEVAEELAEMAKVAEEIKSIQLDLSAVSAEADALLLRIPNIPHPSVPIGRDESLNEVIRHEGEPPKFDFKPLDHLDVANHNAMLDLPRGAKISGSGFPIYTGFGARLERALINFMLEYHLQKHGYTELMVPLAVNRKTMTGTGQLPKLEDDMYHVSEDDLFLIPTAEVPVTNIYADEVLSYKDLPQKFVAYTPCFRREAGSYGKDTRGLQRLHQFNKVEMVRFVEPECSEAALEDMLHDAEDILKAFGLHYRVVSLCTGDLSFASEKTYDLEVWAAGSGKYLEVSSVSSFGEFQARRANIRYKDAEGKMRHPHTLNGSGLATPRLMIAILESYQQADGSLRVPEVLKPWMELKL encoded by the coding sequence ATGATAGATATGAAGTATATCCGGGCAAATCCGGATGTGGTGCGAAACGCAATTATAAACAAGAACGAAAAAGCGAATCTGGATGAGCTTTTGGCGGCCGACGAAAAACGCCGTAAACTGCAGTATGATTTCGATCAGTTAAAAGCCAGGCAAAACTCTGTGTCTCAGATCATTGCCCAAAAGAAAAGAGTACGGGAAGAGGTTGCGGAAGAGCTGGCAGAGATGGCAAAAGTGGCAGAAGAGATCAAAAGCATCCAATTGGACTTGAGCGCTGTAAGTGCCGAAGCGGATGCGCTCTTGCTCCGCATCCCGAATATCCCGCATCCTTCTGTTCCGATCGGCAGGGATGAGTCTTTGAATGAGGTGATTCGCCATGAAGGCGAGCCGCCTAAATTCGATTTTAAGCCTTTGGATCATCTTGATGTGGCAAACCATAACGCTATGCTGGATCTTCCCCGCGGGGCAAAGATATCCGGTAGCGGATTTCCCATTTATACGGGATTTGGTGCCCGGCTGGAACGTGCACTGATAAACTTTATGCTGGAATATCATCTGCAAAAGCACGGTTACACGGAGCTGATGGTGCCTCTTGCCGTGAATAGAAAGACTATGACCGGAACGGGGCAACTGCCGAAATTGGAAGATGATATGTACCACGTCAGCGAAGATGACCTCTTCCTGATCCCGACCGCAGAAGTGCCGGTTACCAATATCTATGCGGACGAAGTGCTGTCCTACAAAGACCTCCCCCAAAAGTTTGTGGCTTACACTCCTTGTTTCCGCAGAGAAGCGGGAAGTTATGGTAAGGACACTCGAGGTTTGCAGCGTTTGCATCAGTTCAATAAAGTGGAGATGGTACGTTTTGTAGAGCCGGAGTGTTCTGAAGCCGCTTTGGAAGATATGCTGCATGATGCCGAGGACATACTGAAAGCTTTTGGATTGCACTATCGGGTAGTGTCGCTGTGCACGGGAGATCTCAGTTTTGCCAGTGAAAAGACCTACGATCTGGAAGTATGGGCGGCAGGCAGCGGGAAGTATCTGGAAGTATCTTCTGTAAGTAGTTTTGGAGAGTTTCAAGCCCGGCGTGCCAATATCCGCTACAAGGATGCCGAAGGCAAGATGCGTCATCCTCACACTTTGAATGGTAGTGGTTTGGCCACACCCAGGCTAATGATCGCGATATTGGAAAGCTATCAGCAAGCTGACGGCAGTCTGCGAGTTCCGGAAGTGCTGAAACCCTGGATGGAATTGAAGTTATAG
- a CDS encoding ATP-binding protein: MKLRTIIVFLLSFLLGSCWFTQSFLTHELKLQRTNRYENPAINTIVADLKGDGRELQISAFYENNLGRIEINNQEGKTISQINTANYRPGALKVLENPKDKSTWLFYSMNNGSTLSLRAAKYTWQVPLLRENKGFVPYYREDELMDLDSYTWTAFFVPQIIDDIDGDDRLEIVCTAYDGYSSNPRGLIAYDWESGAQKWFYRSPAVFSGFFYDDFDLDGSKEFLLSNISFNNNTMSIDGLNDFSGNLVILNTKGELTHLHRIFDGLGALTVNVADVDQDGKLDIFAVASTRGNNTDADCIIRFSYDDGRLIRKKELSLPKSLMMFDHNDFLQRMDSSSEYRLILSDALRGIICFDEDLNECHSRTVRNVKRICTITDIDHNGKKEIIALNNEDELQVFNHDLLEIARTPLSLEDQNLMGIRVINRAEGMQTSIAVIMDKSIHFYYLQHISFFLLVYRLLKAHALWLMLILLAIVIYMGIYISKRKQDAISTYNLLDEGVFLVNKKGCILFANKVAISMAPQNESRSYCKHLRTISPDLDEALAKMRRSMSSQEHLEIILNGKPLKVSLQRSHSYSGRYFIFMYRKLADIESDTLQWAETARRLSHHVRRHITNVILALDPLEKDCSQEDAEYLDIIKSEIEKVRVFTHAFQRFTEMHNYDLKVQDLIPSVEHALSNTKIRDNIKIIRNYNLKSIHAKIEPIRFEEAIVNIINNATEAMPEGGTLHISIREFPLHQSPGGNLSVLVEIEDSGKGIPQKYMEDIWKPFFTTNQSGTGIGIPETRKIVDSMGGLIDIQSEEGLGTTVSIWLKGSQDE; encoded by the coding sequence ATGAAACTAAGAACGATAATTGTTTTTTTACTTTCGTTTCTATTGGGATCCTGTTGGTTCACACAAAGCTTTCTTACTCACGAACTGAAGCTTCAAAGGACAAATCGCTATGAAAATCCTGCAATCAACACAATCGTTGCCGATCTCAAAGGTGATGGCAGAGAGCTTCAGATATCTGCATTCTATGAAAATAACTTGGGCAGGATCGAGATCAACAATCAAGAAGGTAAAACCATTTCACAAATCAACACTGCAAATTATCGCCCAGGTGCCCTGAAAGTTCTTGAGAATCCGAAAGACAAAAGCACTTGGCTGTTTTACAGTATGAACAATGGTAGTACTTTATCCTTACGAGCTGCTAAATACACTTGGCAAGTACCTCTATTACGTGAAAACAAAGGCTTTGTGCCATATTACCGTGAAGATGAGCTGATGGACTTGGATTCCTACACCTGGACCGCTTTCTTCGTCCCGCAGATAATTGATGATATCGATGGAGATGACAGGCTGGAGATCGTTTGTACAGCTTATGATGGTTACAGTTCAAATCCCAGGGGACTGATCGCCTATGATTGGGAAAGTGGGGCACAAAAATGGTTCTATCGCAGCCCGGCGGTTTTTTCCGGATTCTTCTATGATGACTTTGATCTGGATGGAAGCAAAGAGTTCCTGCTCTCAAACATCTCTTTCAACAACAATACTATGAGTATTGACGGTCTGAACGACTTCAGCGGGAACTTAGTGATACTGAACACTAAAGGTGAGCTGACCCATTTGCACAGGATCTTTGATGGTTTAGGCGCACTAACTGTGAACGTTGCGGATGTGGATCAGGACGGCAAGCTGGACATCTTTGCTGTAGCATCCACGCGGGGCAACAATACTGATGCCGATTGTATAATTCGGTTTAGCTACGACGATGGGCGCCTTATCCGCAAAAAGGAACTATCTTTACCCAAAAGCTTGATGATGTTTGATCATAATGATTTTTTGCAACGCATGGACAGCTCCTCAGAGTATCGCTTGATATTATCTGATGCATTGAGAGGCATTATATGTTTTGACGAGGATTTGAACGAATGCCATAGCCGCACCGTCCGGAACGTGAAGCGTATCTGTACAATCACAGATATCGATCACAACGGTAAAAAAGAAATAATTGCCCTGAATAACGAGGATGAACTGCAGGTTTTTAATCATGATCTGCTGGAAATAGCCCGCACACCCTTGTCTTTGGAGGATCAGAACCTGATGGGTATAAGAGTGATCAACCGTGCAGAGGGCATGCAAACCTCAATTGCAGTGATAATGGACAAATCTATCCACTTCTACTATCTGCAGCATATCTCATTTTTTCTCCTGGTATATCGCTTGTTGAAAGCCCATGCCCTATGGTTGATGTTGATCCTTCTGGCAATCGTTATCTACATGGGAATCTACATCAGTAAACGCAAGCAGGACGCCATCTCCACTTACAATCTACTGGATGAAGGCGTGTTTCTGGTAAACAAAAAGGGCTGTATCCTCTTTGCGAATAAAGTTGCTATTTCCATGGCTCCCCAAAATGAATCACGAAGTTATTGTAAGCATTTGCGCACCATCTCTCCAGATTTGGATGAAGCCCTGGCAAAGATGCGCCGCAGTATGTCCAGTCAGGAGCATCTGGAGATCATTCTAAATGGGAAACCGCTAAAAGTAAGCCTGCAAAGATCTCATAGCTATTCTGGTAGATACTTCATCTTTATGTACCGAAAACTGGCGGATATTGAATCCGATACTCTGCAATGGGCAGAGACTGCACGCAGGCTCTCGCATCATGTTCGCCGGCACATCACAAACGTGATTCTGGCTCTGGACCCCCTGGAAAAAGACTGCAGCCAGGAAGATGCCGAGTATCTGGATATCATCAAAAGCGAAATCGAAAAGGTACGCGTGTTCACACACGCATTCCAGCGCTTCACCGAAATGCACAATTACGATCTGAAAGTTCAGGATCTCATCCCTTCGGTGGAGCATGCTCTTAGCAACACCAAGATCCGGGATAACATCAAGATCATTCGTAATTACAATCTAAAATCCATCCATGCTAAAATCGAGCCTATCCGCTTTGAAGAAGCCATTGTGAATATCATAAACAACGCCACGGAAGCCATGCCAGAAGGCGGCACCCTACACATCAGCATCCGTGAATTTCCTCTGCACCAAAGCCCCGGCGGCAACCTCAGCGTGTTAGTGGAGATTGAAGACTCCGGTAAAGGCATTCCCCAAAAATACATGGAAGATATCTGGAAACCGTTTTTCACTACAAATCAATCCGGAACCGGCATCGGCATTCCCGAAACCCGCAAAATCGTCGATTCCATGGGCGGTCTGATCGACATCCAAAGCGAGGAGGGTCTGGGGACTACTGTTTCCATCTGGTTAAAAGGATCTCAAGATGAATAG